One genomic segment of Aminivibrio sp. includes these proteins:
- a CDS encoding tripartite tricarboxylate transporter TctB family protein, whose amino-acid sequence MKKDVALGTVMVIISSIMIWQANLLPRGNKWDMLGPAAYPKWISWALLILSVILILSSLRRNGKESWNWTALILPGFTFLILIGYVFIMPRMGFIISTLLFLVILQALLSPSQKKPWLYIACVSLFFTFALYLVSSYLNIQLPVLAL is encoded by the coding sequence GTGAAAAAAGATGTCGCTCTCGGCACGGTAATGGTCATTATCTCATCAATCATGATTTGGCAGGCAAACTTGCTGCCGCGGGGGAACAAATGGGACATGCTCGGCCCTGCGGCCTACCCGAAGTGGATAAGCTGGGCATTGCTGATTCTCTCTGTCATTCTCATTTTATCCTCGCTTCGCAGGAACGGAAAAGAATCCTGGAACTGGACAGCATTAATACTTCCCGGATTCACTTTTTTGATCCTTATAGGATATGTTTTTATTATGCCGAGGATGGGATTCATCATTTCAACTCTCCTCTTCCTGGTTATCCTTCAGGCGCTTTTATCTCCTTCACAAAAAAAACCATGGCTTTATATAGCCTGTGTATCTCTCTTCTTTACCTTTGCTCTTTACCTGGTGTCTTCTTATTTGAACATTCAGCTTCCAGTCCTTGCACTGTAG
- a CDS encoding tripartite tricarboxylate transporter substrate binding protein gives MITVKKVFAILLLCVLVLAGNAPAAPVEAGPADDYPNKAIKLVIPYAPGGATDIIYRIVAEYAQQELGQPIAVINMGGASGTIGSRNVKDSAPDGYTVLGSHDVIATAFYSQVVDYAFDAFEPVCLLTSTPNIATTHAKEPWHNMAELLEDAAKRPGEIVWSVTLGSTDHFFLMGLLNAAGLPIDVLRIAGYDGTGPQITALLGRHTNGCMTNVTSGLSYVKSGDLKFLGVAHPVRMPQIPDVPTLREQGIPFDHGTNRGVFLPKGTPKEIVDKLAGVFEKVMQHPDVVKKISDLGTIVNYKSPQEYKTFLDETMKLYGELSKIADQ, from the coding sequence ATGATAACTGTGAAAAAAGTTTTTGCAATTTTGTTGCTGTGTGTTCTGGTGCTTGCAGGAAATGCTCCTGCAGCGCCTGTCGAGGCAGGTCCGGCAGATGATTATCCTAACAAGGCCATAAAGCTTGTGATCCCGTACGCACCCGGGGGAGCAACTGACATAATCTACCGTATCGTAGCAGAGTATGCACAGCAGGAATTGGGACAGCCCATTGCAGTAATCAATATGGGAGGCGCGTCCGGAACCATTGGTTCAAGAAATGTTAAAGATTCCGCACCTGATGGATATACAGTCCTCGGGAGCCACGATGTTATTGCGACAGCTTTTTACTCTCAAGTCGTGGATTACGCTTTTGATGCCTTCGAACCGGTTTGTCTGCTTACTTCTACTCCGAACATAGCAACAACACACGCAAAAGAGCCCTGGCACAATATGGCTGAACTTTTGGAAGACGCTGCCAAAAGACCGGGAGAAATTGTATGGTCGGTAACATTAGGTTCAACTGATCACTTTTTCCTGATGGGACTCCTGAATGCAGCAGGACTTCCCATAGATGTTCTGCGAATTGCAGGCTATGACGGAACAGGGCCTCAGATCACGGCTCTTCTCGGAAGACATACAAACGGATGCATGACGAATGTTACTTCGGGTCTTTCATACGTAAAAAGCGGAGACCTGAAATTCCTCGGGGTCGCCCATCCTGTACGTATGCCTCAAATTCCGGACGTCCCCACTTTGAGAGAACAGGGGATTCCTTTCGACCACGGAACAAACAGAGGTGTTTTCCTCCCCAAGGGAACACCGAAAGAGATTGTTGACAAACTCGCCGGTGTTTTTGAGAAAGTGATGCAACATCCCGACGTTGTAAAAAAGATCAGTGATCTTGGTACGATAGTGAACTATAAAAGCCCGCAAGAGTACAAGACTTTTCTTGACGAGACCATGAAACTTTATGGAGAGCTCAGTAAAATAGCAGACCAATAA